The Persephonella hydrogeniphila genome has a window encoding:
- a CDS encoding regulatory protein RecX, translating to MEKAKSYALRLLSKRDYFEEELRRKLLQKGFQEEDIHQVIEYLKKENLINDDKLLERYKEINLQKGKSPLYIKNKLYRKGVKNIDFSYEEELDAALYLLKFKFRREKNYTDIVKFLRNRGFSYTVIQEAANKFLNGEE from the coding sequence ATGGAAAAAGCAAAATCATACGCATTAAGACTTCTTTCAAAAAGGGATTATTTTGAAGAAGAGCTGAGGAGAAAGCTCCTTCAAAAAGGTTTTCAGGAAGAAGATATACATCAGGTCATCGAATATCTGAAAAAAGAAAACCTGATAAACGATGACAAACTCCTTGAAAGATACAAGGAAATAAATCTCCAGAAAGGAAAAAGCCCCCTGTACATAAAAAACAAACTGTACAGAAAAGGTGTAAAAAATATAGATTTTTCTTACGAAGAAGAGTTAGACGCAGCCCTTTATCTACTAAAATTTAAATTCAGGAGAGAAAAAAATTACACTGATATAGTAAAATTTTTAAGGAATAGGGGCTTTTCCTACACAGTTATACAGGAGGCTGCGAATAAATTCTTAAATGGAGAAGAATGA
- a CDS encoding bifunctional riboflavin kinase/FAD synthetase: MKVLKKEDLPLNEETVCTIGNFDGFHKGHAYILHRVKETAEQERKKSVVITFEPHPKKILFPEKAPCRITGLETKIDLLGTKGIDYLYIVHFDKKFAEKSPEEFIKFLSNQLKCKKLIVGHDWKFGYRGEGDIQKARELGEKYNLLVEVIPPIKSNNERISSTKIRKLLKEGKVEEVANLLGRMYCIKGKIEKGHQLGKKIGFPTINIKPPEDLCLKKGVYSGYVSFNGKMYPAVINYGNRPTVDGKELFIEAHIIDRKIDISEKEEVKIFFKRFIRDEKKFDSIEQLKKQIQSDIKNARKALEVR, translated from the coding sequence ATGAAAGTTCTCAAAAAAGAAGATCTTCCTTTAAATGAAGAGACTGTATGTACAATAGGGAATTTTGACGGTTTCCATAAAGGACACGCCTATATTCTTCACAGAGTAAAAGAGACAGCAGAACAAGAGAGAAAAAAATCTGTTGTTATCACATTTGAACCACATCCTAAAAAAATACTTTTTCCAGAAAAAGCACCCTGCAGGATCACAGGATTGGAAACGAAGATTGATCTTCTTGGAACAAAAGGTATAGATTACCTGTACATCGTCCACTTTGATAAAAAATTTGCAGAGAAATCCCCTGAAGAGTTTATCAAATTTCTCTCTAATCAACTGAAATGCAAAAAACTTATAGTAGGCCATGACTGGAAGTTTGGATACAGGGGAGAAGGAGATATACAAAAAGCCAGAGAACTTGGAGAAAAATACAACCTGCTCGTAGAAGTTATACCTCCTATTAAATCAAATAATGAGAGAATAAGTAGCACAAAAATAAGGAAGCTACTAAAAGAAGGAAAAGTTGAAGAAGTTGCAAATCTATTAGGTAGAATGTACTGTATAAAAGGAAAAATAGAAAAAGGACACCAGCTTGGCAAAAAAATCGGTTTCCCCACGATAAATATAAAACCTCCAGAAGACCTATGCTTGAAAAAAGGCGTTTATTCAGGCTATGTTTCTTTCAATGGAAAGATGTATCCTGCTGTTATAAACTACGGTAATAGACCTACAGTAGATGGAAAAGAACTGTTTATTGAAGCCCATATTATCGACAGGAAGATAGACATCTCAGAGAAAGAAGAAGTAAAAATATTTTTTAAAAGATTTATAAGAGATGAGAAAAAATTTGACAGTATAGAACAGTTAAAAAAGCAGATACAGTCTGATATAAAAAACGCAAGGAAGGCTTTAGAGGTCAGATAA
- a CDS encoding ExbD/TolR family protein translates to MNFRKYLKTEDRGFVVDMTALVDIAFIIILFLGIVSTLAPISSINVELPKATAEKTTVEPVKIFVDKDGNYYVGRKKATDEDILQYIKSKNAKAVVVVADRRVEYGKVVHVMDVAKKAGVEEINIATRRGE, encoded by the coding sequence ATGAACTTCAGGAAGTATCTGAAAACAGAAGATAGAGGGTTTGTCGTTGATATGACAGCCCTTGTAGATATAGCTTTTATTATAATACTATTTCTTGGAATAGTAAGTACCCTTGCTCCTATATCCTCAATAAATGTAGAACTTCCTAAAGCTACAGCTGAAAAAACGACTGTAGAACCTGTAAAAATATTTGTTGATAAGGACGGAAATTACTATGTAGGAAGGAAAAAAGCTACCGATGAAGATATCCTCCAGTATATAAAAAGCAAAAATGCAAAAGCTGTTGTTGTTGTTGCAGATAGAAGAGTGGAATACGGAAAAGTTGTTCATGTAATGGATGTAGCTAAAAAAGCAGGTGTAGAAGAGATAAATATAGCTACAAGAAGAGGAGAGTAG
- the rimM gene encoding ribosome maturation factor RimM (Essential for efficient processing of 16S rRNA), translated as MTVKEEMVIAGKIHGTHGVRGDLKIEVFPPNFKLPNILYIKDKEGNFIPLEVEAYSKKKGLIKFKGYDDLEKAKKLKHRYFYVEASKLPKLGKDTFYEYQIIDSDVIYNDKVVGKVVKIDDRLSTAYLIIKCTDDKIRHLPFIKEFVKNIDVENKKVYIHPPEGWFSL; from the coding sequence ATGACCGTAAAAGAAGAGATGGTCATCGCAGGAAAGATACACGGGACTCATGGGGTAAGAGGAGATCTGAAAATAGAGGTTTTTCCTCCAAATTTTAAACTCCCGAATATTTTATACATAAAAGATAAAGAAGGAAATTTTATACCTCTTGAAGTTGAAGCCTACTCAAAGAAAAAAGGTCTCATAAAGTTTAAAGGATACGATGATCTGGAAAAGGCAAAAAAGCTGAAACACAGATACTTTTATGTAGAGGCATCTAAACTCCCGAAATTAGGAAAAGACACATTTTACGAATACCAGATTATAGATTCAGATGTTATTTACAACGATAAAGTTGTAGGAAAAGTAGTAAAAATAGATGACAGACTATCTACAGCTTATCTGATTATTAAATGTACAGATGACAAAATAAGGCATCTACCTTTTATAAAAGAGTTTGTAAAAAATATAGATGTAGAAAACAAAAAGGTTTACATACATCCTCCAGAAGGATGGTTTTCTCTGTAG
- a CDS encoding MotA/TolQ/ExbB proton channel family protein gives MEYIIQIFQKGGPLMYPLLFLGVLAIAFIIERLYSLSFRKTFPVKKIEEVSFFIQENRIAEAITIARNTNSVATNLIAGVLEAYMKGRKSKEELKTAAEEIARAEIPKLEGYVNALGAIAAIAPLLGFLGTVTGMIQVFEALSVEGLGHPEVLSAGISQALITTAFGLSIAIPTLAAYWYFRSKLSFIVSQLENLAIELVYQLTETKEEGK, from the coding sequence ATGGAATATATAATACAGATCTTCCAAAAAGGCGGACCTTTAATGTATCCTCTGCTCTTTTTAGGGGTTCTTGCTATCGCCTTTATCATAGAAAGACTGTACTCCCTATCTTTTAGAAAGACATTCCCTGTAAAAAAAATTGAGGAGGTATCATTTTTTATACAGGAGAATAGGATAGCAGAAGCTATAACAATTGCACGAAATACAAACTCTGTTGCCACAAATCTCATAGCTGGTGTACTGGAAGCTTATATGAAAGGCAGAAAATCTAAAGAAGAACTGAAAACAGCTGCAGAAGAGATAGCAAGAGCAGAGATACCGAAACTTGAAGGTTACGTAAACGCACTTGGGGCAATAGCTGCCATTGCCCCACTTCTTGGTTTTCTCGGTACAGTAACAGGTATGATACAGGTGTTTGAAGCTCTTTCTGTAGAGGGTCTGGGGCATCCAGAGGTCTTGTCTGCAGGTATATCACAGGCTCTAATAACAACAGCATTTGGTCTTTCTATAGCTATACCAACTCTTGCCGCTTACTGGTACTTCAGGTCAAAACTTTCCTTTATAGTTTCACAGCTTGAAAATCTTGCGATAGAGCTTGTTTACCAGTTAACAGAAACAAAAGAAGAAGGAAAGTAA
- a CDS encoding tetratricopeptide repeat protein — translation MRRFFVLIFMLIFTGAYTQEIKVPEVTFPIEIIAIKQEKKPFLSPPDRIELKEKVKIKLFVEEVKPIPPYDVKPPVIHFEKPSSFLGIPEENALMSGAIDDFLNKRYLYAKEKLEKLIRKYPNVSFIADAYYLLGLVYSSLGESKKAVDTFTKGCNLPVTGQSKDYSCISAAVINLKFQNIDKAEETLKKAENTDENYLFWHGVIFAHLLKPQQAYELIKDIKCENLDINFINYCKYMKGYILFAKSEFEKALPVLNSIDTPAYYKHTLLLKGFSYLNTGRYPEAKAYFQKFLEGYSSVEKISDYAIYGLGIIDIHYDRIKDALEKAGILESRNKELAQNLYIKIAENLTDKGDFKTAFVILQRSAKTGNKYIDYLRKKIAVTAYNTGNYRYAFLMFKDIDTPLFNLYAGYALLKMKKTVEAKDYFEKALKLAETESIKEQALKYLSDIYFQLRDFKDYLQTVKKLKIYDPDYAADLLGWYFFYKKEYKKAFMAFKDPYMKAVSAFNGDTLTEAYSIVKDRKDRKSRFLLAYIYLKKGDLDKARKVLKELALTDDKIGKEAGYLYAYSYFSEGNYRKAAQEFWKYAKKYRETPLGRKAILRMADSYYNLGDIERARQIYKAFIQKYANSPEAIDAAYQLTILEMKGSEGNVAQQIESFIKKYPNYPFVNLLKVQLGDYYLEHKEFDKAEKIYTEIVQSDVKESDYAFYKLGYLYYEKGQLEKAVQILEKYTENFPKGEFLVPVKTLLVKIYQETGDLDKAISVLKTLPDTDENRYKLAVLYYKKGDLVQAKNYFEDIYTRFPKYRNDIAYYLGKIQLEQGYTDMALKYFEEAIGGSDYYHVAESYFLMGVIYQKNGETENALNNFINVIYLYPEAKEFVIKARLKAAEIMKESGQKKEASCMLKPLLKEELEKNLKEKLQELIKGLPECR, via the coding sequence ATGAGAAGATTTTTTGTTTTAATTTTTATGCTTATTTTTACCGGAGCATACACTCAGGAAATAAAAGTTCCTGAAGTGACATTTCCTATAGAAATAATAGCAATAAAACAGGAAAAAAAACCATTTTTATCCCCACCTGACAGGATAGAGCTAAAGGAAAAAGTAAAGATAAAGCTATTTGTAGAAGAGGTAAAGCCTATTCCCCCTTATGATGTAAAACCTCCGGTAATCCATTTTGAAAAACCATCTTCATTTTTGGGAATTCCTGAAGAAAATGCTCTTATGTCTGGAGCTATAGACGATTTTCTAAACAAAAGATACCTGTATGCCAAAGAAAAGCTGGAAAAACTTATAAGAAAGTATCCAAATGTATCTTTTATAGCTGACGCTTACTATCTTTTAGGTCTTGTGTACAGTTCCCTTGGAGAAAGCAAAAAGGCAGTAGACACTTTCACAAAAGGATGTAACCTTCCTGTTACAGGACAATCAAAAGATTACTCATGTATATCGGCAGCAGTAATAAACCTCAAATTCCAGAATATAGATAAAGCAGAAGAGACATTAAAAAAAGCTGAAAACACCGATGAAAACTACCTGTTCTGGCATGGCGTTATATTTGCTCACCTTCTAAAACCTCAACAGGCTTATGAACTTATCAAAGATATAAAATGTGAAAATTTAGATATTAACTTTATCAACTACTGTAAATATATGAAAGGATATATACTTTTTGCAAAAAGTGAGTTTGAAAAAGCCCTTCCTGTTCTGAACAGTATAGACACCCCTGCCTACTACAAACATACTCTCCTTTTAAAAGGTTTTTCCTACCTAAATACAGGCAGATACCCTGAAGCAAAAGCTTATTTTCAAAAATTTTTAGAAGGGTATAGCTCTGTAGAAAAAATATCAGACTACGCAATCTACGGTCTTGGAATAATAGATATCCACTATGATCGGATTAAAGACGCTTTAGAAAAAGCAGGGATATTAGAATCGAGAAACAAAGAGCTTGCCCAGAATCTGTACATAAAAATAGCAGAAAACCTTACAGATAAAGGAGATTTTAAAACAGCATTTGTGATACTACAGAGATCAGCAAAAACAGGAAATAAATACATAGATTACCTCCGCAAAAAGATAGCTGTTACTGCATACAATACAGGAAACTACAGATACGCTTTTCTTATGTTTAAAGATATTGATACTCCCCTTTTTAATCTTTACGCCGGTTATGCCCTCCTAAAAATGAAAAAAACTGTTGAGGCAAAAGACTATTTCGAAAAAGCATTAAAGCTTGCAGAAACAGAAAGTATAAAAGAACAGGCATTAAAATATCTATCTGATATATATTTCCAGCTTAGAGATTTTAAAGATTATCTACAAACAGTTAAAAAGCTGAAAATTTACGACCCTGATTATGCTGCAGATCTGCTTGGGTGGTACTTTTTCTACAAAAAAGAGTATAAAAAAGCATTTATGGCCTTCAAAGACCCTTATATGAAAGCAGTTTCTGCATTTAATGGTGATACGCTAACAGAAGCTTACAGTATAGTAAAAGACAGAAAAGATAGAAAAAGTAGATTTTTGCTTGCATATATATATCTGAAAAAGGGAGATTTAGATAAAGCCAGAAAAGTTCTGAAAGAGCTTGCTCTGACTGATGATAAGATCGGTAAAGAAGCGGGTTATCTTTATGCCTACTCGTACTTCTCAGAAGGTAACTACAGGAAAGCTGCACAGGAGTTCTGGAAATACGCCAAAAAATACAGGGAAACACCCCTTGGAAGAAAAGCTATTTTAAGGATGGCAGACAGTTATTACAATCTGGGAGATATAGAAAGAGCCAGACAGATTTATAAAGCATTTATACAGAAATACGCGAACTCACCTGAGGCTATAGATGCAGCCTACCAGCTAACGATACTTGAGATGAAAGGATCTGAAGGAAATGTAGCCCAGCAGATAGAAAGTTTTATTAAAAAATACCCTAACTATCCTTTTGTAAACCTGCTGAAAGTCCAGCTGGGAGATTATTATCTTGAGCACAAAGAGTTTGATAAGGCAGAAAAGATATACACAGAGATTGTACAGAGCGACGTAAAAGAGTCAGATTACGCATTTTACAAATTAGGATACCTGTACTATGAAAAAGGACAGTTGGAAAAAGCTGTTCAGATCCTTGAGAAATACACAGAAAATTTCCCTAAAGGAGAATTTCTTGTACCAGTAAAAACGCTACTTGTAAAGATATATCAAGAAACAGGAGATCTTGATAAGGCGATATCTGTTTTAAAAACCTTGCCTGATACAGATGAAAACAGATACAAATTAGCAGTTCTTTATTACAAAAAAGGAGATCTCGTTCAGGCAAAAAATTATTTTGAAGATATATATACAAGATTTCCAAAATACAGAAATGATATAGCGTACTACTTAGGAAAGATACAGTTAGAACAGGGATACACAGATATGGCTCTAAAATATTTTGAGGAAGCTATCGGTGGTTCTGATTACTACCATGTAGCCGAAAGCTATTTCTTAATGGGAGTCATCTACCAGAAAAATGGAGAAACTGAAAATGCCCTGAATAACTTTATAAATGTTATATACCTTTATCCGGAAGCAAAAGAATTTGTTATAAAGGCAAGGCTCAAGGCAGCCGAAATAATGAAAGAAAGCGGGCAGAAGAAAGAAGCATCATGTATGCTTAAACCTCTTTTAAAGGAAGAGCTTGAAAAAAATCTCAAAGAAAAGCTTCAGGAGCTCATAAAAGGGCTTCCTGAATGTAGATAA